A single Triticum dicoccoides isolate Atlit2015 ecotype Zavitan chromosome 2A, WEW_v2.0, whole genome shotgun sequence DNA region contains:
- the LOC119355620 gene encoding uncharacterized protein LOC119355620 yields the protein MDDQSYFDLLHNDAGLNDLHWTEEQHVDLEGHVEQEIDLEGLEEQQTDLEETEESTPVKARSSKASASKASASKRQKNFSKAEDLTLVDAYLEITQDPIIGVDQSRDCYWKRIDAYFHANKSEDHGRTQGSLQHRWAIIQEQVNRFCACYIQVQNRNQSGMTRESKLCQAIVFYANGDKANKSFGLMHCFNKLEDTEKWKSRPRKKQKTSSLDTPNSSSASLFEDEATSPSKVVPKKRPPGIKRAKDAAWRSQSSFSTGNSSVMESFEGILETRESKRQERFELMIAMDKQREEDRLVEERKKLAIQEKRWN from the exons ATGGACGATCAGAGTTATTTTGATCTATTGCATAATGATGCCGGATTGAATGATTTGCACTGGACTGAAGAACAACATGTCGATCTTGAAGGGCATGTAGAACAAGAAATTGATCTCGAAGGGCTTGAAGAACAACAAACTGATCTCGAAGAGACTGAAGAGTCTACCCCTGTGAAAGCAAGGTCTTCGAAAGCAAGCGCTTCGAAAGCAAGCGCTTCGAAGAGGCAAAAGAATTTCAGCAAGGCTGAAGACTTAACTTTGGTGGATGCGTACCTCGAGATAACTCAAGATCCAATCATAGGAGTAGACCAATCTCGTGATTGTTATTGGAAAAGAATCGATGCTTACTTCCATGCCAATAAATCTGAAGACCATGGTCGCACACAAGGTTCTCTTCAGCATCGTTGGGCTATTATTCAAGAACAAGTGAATAGGTTTTGTGCATGTTATATTCAGGTCCAGAATAGGAACCAAAGTGGGATGACACGTGAAAGTAAG CTATGTCAAGCGATTGTTTTCTATGCCAATGGAGACAAGGCAAATAAATCATTTGGATTGATGCATTGCTTTAATAAGTTGGAAGACACCGAGAAGTGGAAATCTCGGCCCCGGAAAAAACAGAAGACATCCTCCTTGGATACTCCTAATTCATCATCTGCTAGTTTGTTTGAGGATGAAGCTACATCTCCCTCTAAAGTTGTTCCCAAGAAAAGGCCACCTGGAATCAAGAGGGCTAAAGATGCAGCATGGCGGTCTCAAAGTTCTTTCAGTACAGGTAATAGTAGTGTCATGGAATCATTTGAGGGTATCTTGGAGACAAGGGAGTCAAAAAGACAAGAGCGATTTGAGCTCATGATTGCAATGgacaaacagagagaagaagatAGGTTGGTAGAAGAAAGAAAGAAACTTGCAATACAAGAAAAAAGATGGAATTAG